The genomic stretch CACATCACGCACATTCAGCACGCTGCGGTTGATCTCTTCGGCCACGGCGCTTTGTTGCTCGGCCGCGGCGGCGATCTGCTGGTTCATTGCCTGAATCGCTGAGACGGTGCGGGTGATGTTGTCCAGCGAACCGCCCGCGCGGCGGGTGAGCTCGACGCTGCTGTCGGTCAGGCTGCGGCTGTTGTCCAGGATGGTGGCGACCTGCTGGGTGCCGCTCTGCAGGCCAACGATCAGTTCCTCGATCTCTTCGGTGGACTTTTGGGTGCGTTGCGCCAGGCTGCGCACTTCATCGGCGACCACGGCAAAACCTCGGCCGGCCTCACCGGCCCGCGCGGCCTCGATTGCGGCATTGAGGGCCAGCAGGTTGGTTTGCTGGGCCACGGACTTGATCACGTCCAGCACGCTGCCGATCTTGTCGCTCTCGCGCTTCAGATCGCCCATGGCGACCGTGGAGTGGCCGACCTCGGTGGCCAGGCGCTCGATCTGGGCGATGGCTTCGCCGACCACTTTGTCGCCTTCACGGGCCTGCTGGTCGGCCGCGACGGCGGCCTCCGAGGCCTCTTCGGCGTTACGCGCGACTTCCTGCACGGTGGCGGCCATTTCGTTCATCGCGGTGGCGACCTGATCGGTCTCGACCTTCTGGCTGTTGACCCCGGCGCTGGTCTGCTCGGTCACCGCCGACAGCTCTTCGGCAGCGCTGGCGATTTGCGTGACGCCATCGCTGATCCCGCCAATCAGCTCGCGCAGGCCGACGATCATGCTCTGGATCGCGCGCTGCAGTTGGCCCAGTTCGTCGCGGCGCTGGGAGATCAGGTTGTGCGTCAGGTCGCCGGCGGCCACCCGCTCGGCGGCCTTGAGGGCCTGGTTCAGCGGGATGATGATCTGCCGGGTGATGGCCCAGGCAGCGATCAGGCCGAACACCAGGGCCAGCACCGTGCTCAGCAATAGGGTGTTCTTGGCGTGGGCGGCGTCGGTGTCGCGGACGACCGTCTGCGACAGCGTGAGTTTTTTGCTCAGTTCCAGCAGGACGTCGCCTTGATGGGCCATGTCCTTGAGTGCGGTGGCGCTGGCCACCTGGGCATCGCGGTACTGGCTGACCGCCGCGCGGTAGCCGATCAGCGAGTCGCTGGCCTGTTGCAGGTTGCCGACGTGCTGCTCGGGCAGTTGCGCGGGCAGGGCCTTGAGGTAGTCGAGGGCTGCGTCGATGGCGGCCAGGGCCGGCTGTTCGGCCTCGGCCTTGCCGCTGTAGGTGTAGCCGCGGACCTGGAAGCGCGCCTGCTGGAGCAGTTTGCTGAGGTCGATGACGCTGTTGAACTGCGCCACGTTGTCGCCTTGCAGCAGGGCTTTCTCCACTTCGTTGACGCGGGCCACGGCAGCGTCAGCGGTCGCGCCCAGCTTGGCTCTGGCGGCTTCACGATGGGTGGTGGCCTGGGTCATGTCGGCGAAGGCGTGCCGGTACTCGCTGAGGGCTTCCAGTTGCTCATTGAGTATGGCGGCGTCGGCGGGCTGCTCGATCATCGTCAGGGCGCTCTTGAGGCCCTGGTCGAGGTTGTTCAGCACCTCGTTCACCGCCGCCGGTCCTTGCTCGCCGTGACGCATGTCATAGTCCAGGCGGGCAATGCGCAGGTCTTTGGTCAGTGCGGCGAGGCTGGAGATGAAGCCGAGCTTGTCGCCCCGGCTGATGATGCTGCTCATGCCCGACCAGCCGTTGACGGTGATCAGCAGGGTCATCAGCAAGACCAGGCCGAAGCCGATGCCCAGCTTGCGATTTACGCTCACATTGCCAAGGTTCTCGGCTAACCATCGGTACATGCTGCAGACTCCCCATTGATTCGAATTATGGAGAGTCTATCGGCCGACTAAAGAGAATCTGTAGGTGCTCCTACGATCCTGGGGATCAGAATAGGCGAGCGAGCAGTGCGGTGACTGCGGTTTCGACTCGCAGGATGCGCTCGCCGAGCTGTACCGGTTGCAGTCCGGCCTTGCCCAGCAGGTCGATTTCGTAGGGGATCCAGCCGCCTTCCGGGCCGATGGCCAGGGTCACGGGCTCGGTCAGCCCGCGAGGGCAGGGTGGGTGGTTGCCAGGGTGGCCGACCAGCCCGAGGGTGCCCTCGACGATGGCCGGCAGGCGGTCTTCGACGAAGGGCTTGAAGCGTTTTTCGATGACGATTTCCGGCAGCACGCTGTCGCGGGCCTGCTCCAGGCCGAGGATCAATTGTTCGCGAATCGCCTCGGGCTCGAGGAAGGGGGTCTGCCAGAAGCTCTTTTCGACCCGGTAGCTGTTGACCAGCACCACCTTGGGCACGCCCATGGTGGCCACGGTCTGGAACACCCGGCGCAGCATCTTCGGCCGAGGCAGGGCGAGGACCAGGGTCAGGGGCAGCTTGGCCGGCGGTGGCTGGTCAAGGCTGACCCGCAACTCGGCTTCGCCGGGTTCCAGGCGCAGCACTTGGGCCGCACCCATCAGCCCGCCGATGCGTCCGACGCGCATGCTGTCACCGACTTCGCAGCGGTGCACTTCCTGCATGTGGGTCAAGCGCCGATCGCGCAGCACGACCCGGTCGGGCGCAATGAAATCGGCCTCTTCGAGGAGCAGCAGGTTCACGGTTGGGTCGCTGGCGGCTGGTCGTTGTGATCGTCAGCCGGCTGGTCGTCCGGATGCTCGCCACGTTTGCTGATCAGGCTGCCGAACAGGATGCCGATCTCGAACAGCATCCACATCGGCACGGCCAGCAGGGTCTGGGAGAAGATGTCCGGCGGGGTGAGGATCATGCCCACCACGAAGCAACCGATGATCACGTACGGGCGGATCTTGCGCAGGTACTTGACGTCGACCACGCCGATCCATACCAGCAGGACCACGGCCACCGGGATCTCGAACGCCACGCCAAAGGCGAAGAACAGCGTCATGACGAAATCCAGGTAACTGGTGATGTCGGTCATCATCTCCACGCCGGCCGGGGTGGCAGCGGCGAAGAACTTGAAGATCAGCGGGAACACCAGGAAGTAGGCGAACGCCATGCCGGCATAAAACAGCACGATGCTCGACACCAGCAATGGCACGGCAATGCGCTTCTCGTGCTTGTACAGGCCCGGTGCGATGAAGCCCCAGATCTGATGCAGGATCACCGGGATCG from Pseudomonas sp. S04 encodes the following:
- a CDS encoding methyl-accepting chemotaxis protein, which translates into the protein MYRWLAENLGNVSVNRKLGIGFGLVLLMTLLITVNGWSGMSSIISRGDKLGFISSLAALTKDLRIARLDYDMRHGEQGPAAVNEVLNNLDQGLKSALTMIEQPADAAILNEQLEALSEYRHAFADMTQATTHREAARAKLGATADAAVARVNEVEKALLQGDNVAQFNSVIDLSKLLQQARFQVRGYTYSGKAEAEQPALAAIDAALDYLKALPAQLPEQHVGNLQQASDSLIGYRAAVSQYRDAQVASATALKDMAHQGDVLLELSKKLTLSQTVVRDTDAAHAKNTLLLSTVLALVFGLIAAWAITRQIIIPLNQALKAAERVAAGDLTHNLISQRRDELGQLQRAIQSMIVGLRELIGGISDGVTQIASAAEELSAVTEQTSAGVNSQKVETDQVATAMNEMAATVQEVARNAEEASEAAVAADQQAREGDKVVGEAIAQIERLATEVGHSTVAMGDLKRESDKIGSVLDVIKSVAQQTNLLALNAAIEAARAGEAGRGFAVVADEVRSLAQRTQKSTEEIEELIVGLQSGTQQVATILDNSRSLTDSSVELTRRAGGSLDNITRTVSAIQAMNQQIAAAAEQQSAVAEEINRSVLNVRDVSEQTSAASEETAASSVELARLGTHLQMLVGKFRV
- a CDS encoding 16S rRNA (uracil(1498)-N(3))-methyltransferase is translated as MNLLLLEEADFIAPDRVVLRDRRLTHMQEVHRCEVGDSMRVGRIGGLMGAAQVLRLEPGEAELRVSLDQPPPAKLPLTLVLALPRPKMLRRVFQTVATMGVPKVVLVNSYRVEKSFWQTPFLEPEAIREQLILGLEQARDSVLPEIVIEKRFKPFVEDRLPAIVEGTLGLVGHPGNHPPCPRGLTEPVTLAIGPEGGWIPYEIDLLGKAGLQPVQLGERILRVETAVTALLARLF
- the tatC gene encoding twin-arginine translocase subunit TatC, with amino-acid sequence MSDIPENDQHMPLVSHLTELRTRLLRCVAAIFLIFAGLFAFTQQIYTFVSTPLRAYLPAGATMIATDVSSPFLTPLKLTMMVSLFLAIPVILHQIWGFIAPGLYKHEKRIAVPLLVSSIVLFYAGMAFAYFLVFPLIFKFFAAATPAGVEMMTDITSYLDFVMTLFFAFGVAFEIPVAVVLLVWIGVVDVKYLRKIRPYVIIGCFVVGMILTPPDIFSQTLLAVPMWMLFEIGILFGSLISKRGEHPDDQPADDHNDQPPATQP